TGCCGCCGTCGATCCTGCCGACCTTCCTGCAGCTCGACATCATGGGCGCCCTGCATGGCGGCCTGCTGCACGTCATCCTCGTCTTCGTGCTCGTCGAAGTCTTCGACGCCACGGGCACGCTGATCGGCGTCGCCAAGCGCGCGGGCCTCATCCAGGAAGGCCAGAAGAGCCGCCTCGGCCGCGCCCTTCTTGCAGACAGCACGGCCATCGTCGCCGGCTCGCTGATGGGCACGAGCAGCACCACCGCCTATGTCGAAAGCGCCTCCGGCGTTCAGGCCGGCGGTCGTACGGGCCTCACCGCCTTCACCGTCGCCATCCTGTTCCTGGCCGCCCTCTTCATCTCGCCGCTCGCTGGCTCCGTTCCGAGCTATGCCACGGCTCCGGCCCTGCTCTATGTCGCAGGCCTGATGATGCGCGAACTGACGGAAGTCGAATGGGAAGACCTGACGGAAGCGGCCCCGGCTGCGCTTACCGCGCTCGCCATGCCCTTCACCTACTCGATCGCCAACGGCCTTGCCTTCGGCTTCATCAGCTACGTGGTGCTGAAGCTCTTCACCGGCAAGTGGAAGGACATCCATCCGGCAACGGCGGTCGTCGCGGCCCTCTTCGTCATCCGCTTCGCCTTCTTCGCGGAATAGGCGGGAACCCATCGATCCAAAAGGAACGGGCCGCGCTCATCGCGCGGCCCGTTTTCGTTTGTGCGGTTAAGGCAAATGGCGGCTACGAAAATGCCGGCCCGTGGAGGCGGGCCGGCGGATCCGTGAAACCGATGGGTGGCTTCAGCGGACCAGGAAGGTTTCGCTGTAGAAGTGCTCCTCGAGGTTGACGCCTTCGCCGCCGCGGTCGACCACGGCGAAATCGGAGACCGCATCGAGCGGCGTCAGGATGCCGTGCCAGACATTGCGGCCGATATTGACGCCCTGGCCCGGTGCCGTGCGAAAGGCGATCGGTTCGGCGGGGCCGTTCTCCGTCTCCTCGGCGACGACGACGAGGAAGGAGGCCTCGCCGAGCGGGATGAACGCCTGACTGCCGAGCGGATGGCGCTCGACCATGTTCAGTTCCAGCGGCAGCGGATAGGGTTCGCCGCGCAGCAGGCTGATCATCGGCCGCGCCTTCTCGCCGGTCGTCTCGATATTGGCGAGATCGTGGAAGCGGGTGCACTTGCCCGCATTGATCGGGAAATTGTGCGCGCCGTCGCGCTCGATGACCTGGCCGAAGGGCGCGAAGGCCTCACGGGTCAGCGGTTTGATCTCGATGGTCTTCATGGTTTTCCTCCCTCGGCCACATGGCCAGAAACACGCAGACGGCCAATGCCGCCGTCCGGATGAATGGTCCGGCGGATTGCGCAGGGCACCCGCCTTCTTCACGCGATGACCGCCTGACGCATGAATGCGGCTGGCGGAAACTGACTGTCCGGGCAGGATCGCCTGCCAGGACATCGACGGGCTTCGACAAGGGTGGGGAGGTCCCCCGTCGTGCCCGTCCGGTCTTTCAACCGTCACTTATATTGACGCCATGGCCGGACGCAGGCAAGCGCCGACGGCGGGCGGCGGATCGGCCGCTTCCGGCTCAGGCCGGCAGCAGCGCCTTGAGCCGGAGGAACCCGATTCGCTCCACCTGCTTGCAGGCGGTGGCGAATTCGGTGTCACGGTCGTTGGCGATGCGCTTCTCGAAGGCGGCGAGGATGCTTGCCTTCGTGTTGTCGCGCACGGCGATGATGAAGGGGAAGCCGAATTTCTCCACATAGGCGTCGTTGAGTTCGGTGAAGCGGCTGCGCTCCTCGTCCGTCAGCGCGTCGAGGCCGGCGGAGGCCTGTTCCTCGGTCGAGCTTGCCGTCAGACGCTTGGCCTGCGCCAGCTTGCCGGCAAGGTCGGGGTGCGCGACGAGCACGCCGAGCCGCTCCTCGGCGCTTGCGGCGCGGAATTGGAAAGCGAGCGCGGCGGCAAGGCCGAGGGCGGTGTCGTGCGCCGGTGAAAGCTCGTCGGCCCAGGCGCGCTGCGCCACCCACGGCGAGTGCTCGAAGATGCCGCCGAAGCGTTCGACGAAGACCTCTTCCGACATCTGCGAGGGACGCTCGGAAAGCGGCTGCGGCGGATGGGTCTTCGCCCAGTGCTCGGCGATGTCGACGCGCCGTGCGATCCAGACCTTCTCGTGGCTCTGCACGTAGTCGATGAAGCGGGCGAGCGCCATGACGCGGCCGGGACGGCCGAGCAGGCGGCAGTGCAGGCCGATGCTCATCATCTTCGGGCTGCCGGCCTTGCCTTCGGCATAGAGCGCGTCGAACGAATCCTTCAGGTAGGTGAAGAACTGGTCGCCGCTGTTGAAGCCCTGGGGCGTGGCGAAGCGCATGTCGTTGGCGTCGAGCGTATAGGGAATGATGAGCTGCTGCCTGCCGCCATGCTCGTACCAGTAGGGCAGGTCGTCCGCATAGGTGTCGGAAATGTAGTCGAAGCCGCCGGCCTCCGCCACGAGATCGACCGTGTTGACGGAACAGCGGCCCGTATACCAGCCGCGCGGCCGCTCGCCGGTGACGAGCGTGTGCAGACGGATCGCCTCGGCGATGGCCGCGCGCTCGTCGTCCGCCGACATGTCCTTGTGTTCGACCCATTTGAGGCCGTGCGAGGCGATTTCCCAGCCGGCCTCGATCATTGCCGCGACCTGGGCGGGCGAGCGCTTGAGGGCGGTGGCGACGCCGTAGACCGTAACGGGCACGTTCTTTTCCGTCAGCAGCCGGTGCAGGCGCCAGAAGCCGGCGCGTGCGCCGTATTCGTAGATGGACTCCATGTTCCAGTGGCGTTGGCCCGGCCACTGCGCGGCGCCGACGATCTCCGACAGGAAGGCTTCCGAGGCCGCGTCGCCATGCAGCACGCAGTTCTCGCCGCCTTCCTCGTAGTTCAGGACGAATTGCACGGCGACGCGCGCATCGCCCGGCCACGCAGCGGCCGGCGGGGTCTGCCCATATCCGTGCATGTCACGGCAGTATCGCATGGAACGCTCCTCCAAACGTTTTTGATGACGAATGTCTAACTCAAGAATCGCCCGGGCCATTCCCCAGGAAAATTTGAAAGTCTCGAACGATCTTTCTGCTTTTCAGTGGAAAGAGGCTGGCCGATAGTGATTGCAGGCGCATTGTGCTCGGGAGGAAAACATGCAGTCTCATTCGCACGGAGCCGGCCGGCTCACGACCCACGTTCTGGACACCGCCCTCGGCAAGCCGGCGGAAGGCCTGCGCATCGACCTCTTCCGTGTCGAAGGCGACGCGTTCCATCTCATCAAGACGGTCGCGACGAACGACGACGGCCGCTGCGATGCGCCGCTGCTTTCGGGTGACGACATGAAGGCCGGCACTTACGAGCTGCGTTTCCATGCCGGCGACTATCTCGGCCGCTCCGGCGACGGCCCGATGTTCCTCGATATCATCCCCATCCGCTTCGGCCTTTCCGACGAAGGCGCGCATTACCATGTGCCGCTCCTCGTCTCGCCGTTCAGCTATTCCACCTACCGCGGGAGCTAAGCCCATGGCGGCCGCCAAGATCCGCTCCGAACTGCGCTTCATCCTCAACGGCCGGGACGTCGCCCTTCGCGATGTCGCGCCCGACCATACGCTGCTCGACTGGCTGCGCCTTTCCCGCTCGCTCAAGGGCACCAAGGAAGGCTGCGCCGAGGGCGACTGCGGCGCCTGCACCGTGCTCGTCGGCCGCCTCACCCCGCAAGGCGGGCTGGTCTATGAAGGCGTCAATGCCTGCATCCGCTTCATGGGCTCGCTGGACGGCTGTCATGTCGTGACGGTCGAGCACCTCGCCGGCACCGGCGACAAGCTGCATCCCGTGCAGCAGGCGATGGTCGACTATCACGGTTCGCAATGCGGCTTCTGCACGCCGGGCTTCGTCATGTCGCTCTATGCGCTGTGGATGCAGACGCCTAATCCTTCCGACGAGCAGATCGAGGTCGCGCTGCAGGGCAATCTCTGTCGTTGCACCGGCTACGAGCCGATCCTGCGCGCCGCCCGCGCCATCTCCGAATATGGCGGCACCGACAAGGATCCGCTGCTCGCCGAGCGCGCCGCGATGATCGCGCGCCTCAAGGCGCTGCGCGACGGCGCCCGCGTCGAGATCGGCGAAGGCAAGGCGCGGTTCGTCGTTCCGGCGGATCTCGACGATTTCGCCGCCGTGCTGGAAGCTTCGCCCACCGCAACGGTCGTCGCGGGCTCCACCGATGTCGGCCTCTGGGTGACGAAGCACATGCGCGACATCTCCCCGGTCGTCTTCATCGCCGGGCTGGACGAGCTGAAGTCGCTTTCCGTCAAGGACGGCGTGGTCTCCATCGGCGCCGGCGTCACCTATACCGAGGCCTTCGCCACGCTGGCACAGCACATTCCGGCGCTCGGCCCGCTCATCAACCGCATCGGCGGCCAGCAGGTGCGCAATATGGGCACGATCGGCGGCAATATCGCCAACGGCTCGCCCATCGGCGATACGCCCCCGGCACTGATCGCCCTCGACAGCAGGCTGACCTTGCGCAAGGGCGCGGAACGGCGCACCATTTCCCTGCAGGACTTCTTCATCGCCTATGGCAAGCAGGACCGCCAGCCGGGCGAATTCGTCGAAGCCGTGCATGTGCCGGTGCCGCCGGCGGCGGAAAAGTTCGCCGTCTACAAGGTCACCAAGCGCCGCGACGAGGACATCACGGCAACGCTCGGCGCTTTCCGTCTGGCGCTCGCCGCGGACGGTACGGTCGCAGCCATCACCATCGCCTATGGTGGCATGGCGGCAACGCCGAAGCGCGCCTTCGCCGTGGAAAAGGCCCTGGTCGGCCAGCCGTGGACCGAGGCGACCGTCGAGGCGGCCATGGAGAAATACGCGGAAGACTACGCTCCGCTGACCGACATGCGCGCCACGGCCGAATACCGTGCGCTGGTCGCGAAGAACCTTCTCCTGCGGTTCTATATGGAAACCACATCCAGCGAGACGCCCGCACAGGTGTCCAGATACGAGGCTGCGTGAGCCATGAACAAGCACCACACACCCGACCTCAAGGCTGAGAAGATCGACGGCGGCGTCCATTCGAGCGTCAGTCACGATTCCGCGCACAAGCACGTCGCGGGAACCGCCATCTATATCGACGATATCGCCGAGCCCGCAGGCACCCTGCATGCCGGCCTTGGTCTGTCGACCGTCGCGCACGGCGTCCTGAAATCCGTCGATCTCTCGGCGGTCCGCGCCGCGCCCGGCGTCGTCGACGTGCTGACCTATGAGGATGTGCCTGGCGTCAACGACGTTTCGCCCTCGGGCATGAACGACGATCCGGTCTTCGCGGCCGGCAAGGTCGAGTTCCACGGCCAGCCGATCTTCTGCGTCATCGCGGAAACCCGCGAGGAGGCCCGCCGCGCCGCGCGCCTTGCCAAGATCGAATACGAGGAACTGCCGGCGGACATCGACATCTGGGATCTCGACGTCAATACGCACCGCCAGGTCGTTACCCCGCTGACGCTGAAGCGCGGTGATCCGGAAGCGGCGCTGAAGAACGCGCCGCGCCGCGTGAAGGGCCGCATGCGGCTCGGCGGCCAGGACCATTTCTACCTGGAAGGCCAGATCTCCTTCGCCGTTCCCGGCGAGGACGACGAGGTCATCGTCTATTGCTCGACCCAGGGGCCGAGCGAGACGCAGCACATGATCGCCCATGCGCTCGGCGTGCCGAGCCATGCCGTGACGGTCGAGGTACGCCGCATGGGCGGCGGCTTCGGCGGCAAGGAAACCCAGGCGAACCAGTGCGCCGCCATCGCGGCCATCGCCGCCAAGAAACTGAACCGCGCCGTCAAGGTCCGGCTCGACCGTGACGAGGACATGGTCGCGACCGGCAAGCGGCACGATTTCGCCATCGACTACGAGGTCGGCTTCGACGAGGAAGGCCGTATCCAGGCAGTCGATTACACGTTCGCCCTCCGGGCCGGTTTCTCGGCGGACCTTTCCGGCCCGGTGGGCGACCGTGCCCTCTTCCACTGCGACAACAGCTACTTCTTCCCGCATGTGCACGCCAAGTCGGCGCCGCTCTACACCAACACCGTGTCGAACACCGCCTTCCGCGGCTTCGGCGGCCCGCAGGGCATGGTGGGTGCCGAGCGCGTCATCGACGAGGTGGCGTTTGCCGTCGGCAAGGACCCGCTCGAGATTCGCAAGCTGAACTTCTACGACGAGATGGGTATCGAGGGTGATCGTAACCTCACCCCCTACCACCAGAAGGTCGAGGACTGCATCATCCAGCGCCTCGTCGCCGAGCTGGAGGAAAGCGCTGATTATGCCGGCCGCCGCAAGGCCATCGCCGAGTTCAACGCGAAGAGCCGTGTCGTCAAGCGCGGCCTTGCGCTGACGCCGGTGAAGTTCGGCATCTCCTTCACCAAGACGGAGTCCAACCAGGCCGGCGCGCTGGTGCATGTCTACACGGACGGTTCCGTGCACATGAACCACGGCGGCACGGAAATGGGCCAGGGCCTGCACCTGAAGGTGGCGCAGGTGGTGGCGGAAGAGTTCCAGATCGATCTCGACCGCGTGAAGATCACCGCCACGACAACCGCCAAGGTGCCGAACACCTCGCCGACCGCCGCCTCCTCGGGCGCCGACCTCAACGGCATGGCCGCGCAGGATGCCGCCCGTCAGATCAAGGACCGGCTCATCGATTTCGCGGCGGAAAGCCATCAGGTGCCGCGCGACCAGGTCGTGTTCCTGCCCAACCGCGTGCGCATCGGCAATGCCGAGATTTCCTTCAACGAACTGGTGCGGCAGGCCTATATGTCGCGTGTCCAGCTCTCGGCGGCCGGCTTCTACAAGACGCCGAAGATCCACTGGGACCGTTCCAAGGGCCGCGGCCACGCCTTCTACTACTTCGCCTATGGCGCGGCCTGCTCGGAAGTCTCCGTCGATACGCTCACCGGCGAATATGTCGTCGAGCGCACCGACATCCTGCACGATACCGGCCGCTCGCTGAACAAGATCATCGATATCGGCCAGATCGAGGGCGGCTTCATCCAGGGCATGGGCTGGCTGACGACGGAGGAACTGTGGTGGGACGGCAAGGGGCGGCTTCGCACCCACGCGCCCTCCACCTACAAGATTCCGCTCGCCTCGGACCGGCCGAAGATCTTCAACGTGGCGCTCACCGACTGGTCGGAAGCCTACGAGCCGACGATCCACCGCTCCAAGGCGGTCGGCGAGCCGCCGCTGCCGCTCGGCCTTGCCGTGCTGCACGCCCTTTCGGACGCCATCGCAAGCGTGGCCGATCACAAGATCTGCCCACGCCTCGACGCACCGGCGACGCCCGAATGCGTGCTGATGGCCATCGAGCGGCTGAAAGCCGCAAAGAAGGGGTGAGACAATGCCCGCCGCGCGCGAAGATATCAGGGATTTCCTTCGCCGCGAGCGGGCGGTCGTCCTTGTCGAGGTTACGGGCGCGGCAGGGTCCACGCCACGCGACACCGATGCCTGGATGCTGGTCTCCGAACGGGCAATCTTCGCGACGATCGGTGGTGGTCAGCTCGAATATATGGCGATCGACCATGCGCGGCGGGCCTTGCGCCTGGGCGCAGATGCCGAGCCGATGAGCGTGCCGCTCGGCCCGGAGATCGGCCAGTGCTGCGGCGGTCGCGTCGGCCTCTCCTTCGCGGCGGTCACCCCGGCGCTGGCGAGCGACCTCATTGCCCGCAGCGACAAGGAAATGGCCTCGCGCCCGCATGTCTATGTCTTCGGCGCCGGCCATGTTGGCGATGCGCTCGCCATGGCGCTGTCGCTCGCGCCGCTGCGCGTCGTCCTCGTCGATACGCGCGAGGACGAACTGACCGCCTCCACGGTGCCGGGCATCGAGACCTGCCTTACCGCCATGCCGGAAGCCGTGGTGCGCGATGCGCCCGCCGGCAGCAGCTTCGTCATCCTGACCCACGACCACGCGCTCGACTTCCTCATCGCCGCCGAGGCGCTGAAGCGCCCGGACGCCGCCTATGTCGGCATGATCGGCTCCAAAACGAAGCGCGCGACCTTCAAGAGCTGGCTGCTGCGCGAGATCGGCAATCCGGACCTTTTCGAAAACCTCGTCTGCCCCATCGGTGGCACGGCCATCAAGGACAAGCGCCCGACGGTCATCGCCGCCTTGGCGACCGCCGAGATCATGACGGCGGCGTTGATCTGGTCCACGAGTCCGGTAAATGCCGCGAAGGAAGTCAGTCGCTAGCGTCTTCCGTCACCAACTCCTCGCCCAGCAGCTTGCCGATGAGCCGCTGACAGCGCTCCGCCATGAAGTCGATCATCAGGCGGACCTTCGGGTCCTGGAAGCGCTTGTGCGGATAGATCGCCGCGAGCTGGACCGTGGCGGGCGGGCTGTCTTTCAGGATTTCCACCAGCCGGCCTTCGGCGAGGTGGGCCTTCACCTCGAAGAGCGGCTTGTTGATGATGCCGCGGCCTTCCAGCGCCCATTGGGTAAGCACGTCGCCGTCGTCGCTGTCATAGGGGCCGCCGACCTCGAACTTGCGCGGGCCTTCGGCGGTCACCAGCGTCCAGTAATATTCCTTGGAGCCGGGATAGCGCAGCAGGAGACAGTCGTGCTTGTCGGCGATCAGCGCGTCCGCCGTCCTGGGCGTGCCGCGGCGGGCGAGGTATTCCGGCGAGGCGCAGAGCACCCGTTCGCATTTGAGGATGCCGCGCATGCGCAGGTTGGAGTCTTCCAGCACGCCGAGCTTGAAGGCGACGTCGACGCCTTCGGCAAGGATATCGACATTGTGATCCGACAGGCGCACGCGCACCTCGATGTCGGGATACTTGTCGTGGAATTCGGGAATGCCCGAGGCGATGAGACGCCGGCCGATGCCGAGCGGGGCGGTGATGCGCAGCGACCCCTTGGGATTGCGCGAAAGATCGGCGATCGCCGCCTCCGCCTCGTTCACCGCCTCGATGATCTTCACCGCGCCCTCGTAGAAGACACGGCCATGTTCCGTCGGCGAGAGCTTGCGCGTCGTGCGGTTGAACAGCCGCACGCCGAGGTGACGCTCCAGCTCCTTGATGCGATTGCTGGCGACCGCGGGCGTGACGCGCTGGTCGCGGCCCGCCGCCGAAAGGGTACCGAGTTCGACCACGCGAACGAAGACGCGTACATTATCGAGATAGGACATGATTCTTTCTACCACATTGGCGTGCGGAGCAAAGTGGGCGGCCATCTTTTAGATTTTTTTGAAAGACTTGGGGATTCCCCGGGATTTCCGGGTAAATAACTTGATGGCAAACAAGCTTATGGAAAATGGGTGGAGGACCCTATGTACGAATATGCCATAGCCTGGGATTGGGTAATGTTCGCAGTCCGCTGGCTGCACGTGGTCACGGCCATCGCCTGGATCGGCTCATCCTTTTACTTTGTCGCCCTCGACCTGGGCCTGAAGAAGCACCCCGGCCTGCCGCCGGGCGCCTATGGCGAGGAGTGGCAGGTTCACGGCGGCGGCTTCTACCACATCCAGAAGTACCTCGTGGCGCCGGCCAAGATGCCCGAGCACCTCGTCTGGTTCAAATGGGAAAGCTACGCCACCTGGCTCTCGGGCTTCGGCATGCTCTGTCTCGTCTATTATGCGGGCGCGGACCTCTACCTCATCGATCCGAATGTGCTGAACGTCTCCAAGCCGGTGGCCATCGCCATCTCGCTCGGCTCGCTCGCCTTCGGCTGGATCATGTACGACCTCATCTGCAAGTCGCCCTTCGGCAACGACAACACGCGGCTGATGGTGGCGCTGTACTTCATCCTGGTCGTCGTCGCCTGGGGTTACACGCAGCTCTTCACGGGGCGCGCCGCCTTCCTGCATCTC
This DNA window, taken from Shinella zoogloeoides, encodes the following:
- a CDS encoding ureidoglycolate lyase; the protein is MKTIEIKPLTREAFAPFGQVIERDGAHNFPINAGKCTRFHDLANIETTGEKARPMISLLRGEPYPLPLELNMVERHPLGSQAFIPLGEASFLVVVAEETENGPAEPIAFRTAPGQGVNIGRNVWHGILTPLDAVSDFAVVDRGGEGVNLEEHFYSETFLVR
- the puuE gene encoding allantoinase PuuE; protein product: MRYCRDMHGYGQTPPAAAWPGDARVAVQFVLNYEEGGENCVLHGDAASEAFLSEIVGAAQWPGQRHWNMESIYEYGARAGFWRLHRLLTEKNVPVTVYGVATALKRSPAQVAAMIEAGWEIASHGLKWVEHKDMSADDERAAIAEAIRLHTLVTGERPRGWYTGRCSVNTVDLVAEAGGFDYISDTYADDLPYWYEHGGRQQLIIPYTLDANDMRFATPQGFNSGDQFFTYLKDSFDALYAEGKAGSPKMMSIGLHCRLLGRPGRVMALARFIDYVQSHEKVWIARRVDIAEHWAKTHPPQPLSERPSQMSEEVFVERFGGIFEHSPWVAQRAWADELSPAHDTALGLAAALAFQFRAASAEERLGVLVAHPDLAGKLAQAKRLTASSTEEQASAGLDALTDEERSRFTELNDAYVEKFGFPFIIAVRDNTKASILAAFEKRIANDRDTEFATACKQVERIGFLRLKALLPA
- the uraH gene encoding hydroxyisourate hydrolase, whose product is MQSHSHGAGRLTTHVLDTALGKPAEGLRIDLFRVEGDAFHLIKTVATNDDGRCDAPLLSGDDMKAGTYELRFHAGDYLGRSGDGPMFLDIIPIRFGLSDEGAHYHVPLLVSPFSYSTYRGS
- the xdhA gene encoding xanthine dehydrogenase small subunit; translated protein: MAAAKIRSELRFILNGRDVALRDVAPDHTLLDWLRLSRSLKGTKEGCAEGDCGACTVLVGRLTPQGGLVYEGVNACIRFMGSLDGCHVVTVEHLAGTGDKLHPVQQAMVDYHGSQCGFCTPGFVMSLYALWMQTPNPSDEQIEVALQGNLCRCTGYEPILRAARAISEYGGTDKDPLLAERAAMIARLKALRDGARVEIGEGKARFVVPADLDDFAAVLEASPTATVVAGSTDVGLWVTKHMRDISPVVFIAGLDELKSLSVKDGVVSIGAGVTYTEAFATLAQHIPALGPLINRIGGQQVRNMGTIGGNIANGSPIGDTPPALIALDSRLTLRKGAERRTISLQDFFIAYGKQDRQPGEFVEAVHVPVPPAAEKFAVYKVTKRRDEDITATLGAFRLALAADGTVAAITIAYGGMAATPKRAFAVEKALVGQPWTEATVEAAMEKYAEDYAPLTDMRATAEYRALVAKNLLLRFYMETTSSETPAQVSRYEAA
- the xdhB gene encoding xanthine dehydrogenase molybdopterin binding subunit — encoded protein: MNKHHTPDLKAEKIDGGVHSSVSHDSAHKHVAGTAIYIDDIAEPAGTLHAGLGLSTVAHGVLKSVDLSAVRAAPGVVDVLTYEDVPGVNDVSPSGMNDDPVFAAGKVEFHGQPIFCVIAETREEARRAARLAKIEYEELPADIDIWDLDVNTHRQVVTPLTLKRGDPEAALKNAPRRVKGRMRLGGQDHFYLEGQISFAVPGEDDEVIVYCSTQGPSETQHMIAHALGVPSHAVTVEVRRMGGGFGGKETQANQCAAIAAIAAKKLNRAVKVRLDRDEDMVATGKRHDFAIDYEVGFDEEGRIQAVDYTFALRAGFSADLSGPVGDRALFHCDNSYFFPHVHAKSAPLYTNTVSNTAFRGFGGPQGMVGAERVIDEVAFAVGKDPLEIRKLNFYDEMGIEGDRNLTPYHQKVEDCIIQRLVAELEESADYAGRRKAIAEFNAKSRVVKRGLALTPVKFGISFTKTESNQAGALVHVYTDGSVHMNHGGTEMGQGLHLKVAQVVAEEFQIDLDRVKITATTTAKVPNTSPTAASSGADLNGMAAQDAARQIKDRLIDFAAESHQVPRDQVVFLPNRVRIGNAEISFNELVRQAYMSRVQLSAAGFYKTPKIHWDRSKGRGHAFYYFAYGAACSEVSVDTLTGEYVVERTDILHDTGRSLNKIIDIGQIEGGFIQGMGWLTTEELWWDGKGRLRTHAPSTYKIPLASDRPKIFNVALTDWSEAYEPTIHRSKAVGEPPLPLGLAVLHALSDAIASVADHKICPRLDAPATPECVLMAIERLKAAKKG
- the xdhC gene encoding xanthine dehydrogenase accessory protein XdhC, translating into MPAAREDIRDFLRRERAVVLVEVTGAAGSTPRDTDAWMLVSERAIFATIGGGQLEYMAIDHARRALRLGADAEPMSVPLGPEIGQCCGGRVGLSFAAVTPALASDLIARSDKEMASRPHVYVFGAGHVGDALAMALSLAPLRVVLVDTREDELTASTVPGIETCLTAMPEAVVRDAPAGSSFVILTHDHALDFLIAAEALKRPDAAYVGMIGSKTKRATFKSWLLREIGNPDLFENLVCPIGGTAIKDKRPTVIAALATAEIMTAALIWSTSPVNAAKEVSR
- a CDS encoding LysR family transcriptional regulator → MSYLDNVRVFVRVVELGTLSAAGRDQRVTPAVASNRIKELERHLGVRLFNRTTRKLSPTEHGRVFYEGAVKIIEAVNEAEAAIADLSRNPKGSLRITAPLGIGRRLIASGIPEFHDKYPDIEVRVRLSDHNVDILAEGVDVAFKLGVLEDSNLRMRGILKCERVLCASPEYLARRGTPRTADALIADKHDCLLLRYPGSKEYYWTLVTAEGPRKFEVGGPYDSDDGDVLTQWALEGRGIINKPLFEVKAHLAEGRLVEILKDSPPATVQLAAIYPHKRFQDPKVRLMIDFMAERCQRLIGKLLGEELVTEDASD